CAAAAACTGTATGCTcttattaattaatgtatttaagaaCGTGATTGTTAGagtaatacataatatatatatatatatatatgatgtatgATTATCATATAAATCAGGACATcaaaattttctcttttaaatttagtccaaacaaacatatatcaaattacatgtaattttataaatatatacttacaAATATAAGATAACAAGCAACTACATAAAATggacaaaattaataatatttaacttaactgaattaaaataaaattatatttcaatttaaagGAATTTTGGTAATTcaatatgtataaattaatattaatatatgtgcaTGAAATTTCAGGATACTAATGGTTATATATGCTATGCAACTTTAAACCCTTCAACactttatttcaattttaaaaataaaatatatccaaTTATacctatttttataaaatttatttacaaatatacAAAGATGAATATAGTAAGAGGCAATTAAAATAATGTGGTCTTATAATGAAAAATACggtttaattgaaaatataggTGCAATATccaacataataaataaataaatggattGTTCTAAATTATTATATCTAGAAGTACATATATAACTTAGATAAaaacatgataatatatataattgtttctatttatttttatataaaaattacataatgatagaatattttatattatttctatataatttaaaaattatttaaattttaaaagtaaatgaaaGTGAAAGATTATAtcagttattatattttttattttaaaaatatttatagctgTCAATGACCATGGAAAAGTAATTTAGTGTAGATTAagtaagaatatataaaatcaaaattttctgaaaattgaCCCCGGGGACAAATGATTGTCGGGCTTTGCAAATGGAAATGGGCCCATTGACCGAAACCAATGAGACCCAGTTacgaagattaaaaaaataccGTTGAGTTGACGAAAAAGACATTGAGTGGTACGCACGTTCCACATTTCTATCACAACAAGAAAATAAGAGTTTTTTGATCGCCGACCATATCTCCGGAGTTGTAGAGAAGTAGATAAACTCAAGCTTCTTGCATTAGTTAGAACCTTATTGAATggtcttttagtttttttttgtaatgggATGTATCTGCGCCACCGCCCGTACTCCAACCGCCGCCGTAGCCAACAACGAGCTCTTAAACTCCAGCAAGTCCACCCTTCATCTCATCTCTCATCCTCcatcgtcttcctcttctttatcCAAAAAGGAAGGTTCTTTCACACGTCCCAGCTCTGTATCTTCCATCACCGTCGTGGCCAATGGTCATCCAGTGGCGCGTCGTCCCTCCAGTACCTCATCTGATCGAAACAGTAACAAGCCGGTGGCTACCGTTGGAGCTCCGTCCAGGAACCACTCCAGAAGAGTCACGGCTATGCAGGTGGTGCAGCAGTCAGGGCGTTTGACCGGAAACAAAACCGAAACCGCTGAATGGCCATCTTGGCTGGCTTCTGTTGCCGGAGAAGCCATCAAGGGATGGGTTCCTCGCTACGCAGACTCATATGAGAAGTTAGACAAAGTTAGTTGCTCTTTTGAATCTCTCTTTGTTGACTTAAAATGGCAACTTAAATCACGCGTCTGTGGTCGGGTGGTCAAGGCCTTACCATACGCGTGGCCACCGGGGCTTTCATATTCTCTCTCCGGGGAATCATTtaccactttttttttaaatggcaaCTTATGTGTTCTTTGTATTGTTATTAGATTGGACAGGGGACTTACAGCAGCGTGTACAAAGCAAGAGACCTTGAAACGGGGAAGGTTGTGGCTATGAAGAAAGTTCGGTTTGTGAATATGGATCCAGAGAGTGTTAAGTTTATGGCAAGGGAGATTCTCATCCTCCGCAAGCTTGATCACCCTAACGTTATGAAGCTTGAAGGTCTAGTCACCTCTAGACTCTCGGGTAGTCTCTACCTTGTCTTTGAGTACATGGAACATGACCTCGCCGGTCTAGCCGCAACTCCTGGAATCAAATTCTCTGAAACTCAGGTAGGTGTTTACATTCATTTGTTTTCCCTATGGAAAGTGAGATGAGATGAGAGAGAgtcttacatttttttttcagatcaaGTGCTACATGCAACAGCTGTTCCGTGGTCTGGAACATTGTCACAGACGAGGCATCCTCCACCGTGATATCAAGGGATCGAACCTCTTGATTAACAACGAAGGTGTTTTGAAGATTGGTGATTTCGGTTTAGCTAATTTTTACAAGGGTGATGGAGACTTGCAGCTGACAAGCCGCGTTGTAACCTTATGGTACAGAGCGCCTGAGCTCTTGCTCGGTGCTACTGAGTATGGACCAGCCATTGACCTGTGGAGTGCAGGCTGCATTCTCACCGAGCTCTTCGCTGGAAAGCCTATTATGCCAGGACGCACAGAAGTAATGAAAACTCTCGAGTACCTTTTTGTAGTTTCTTGTATCGCACGGCTGGTgagaataataataatctctTATATCACTTCTTAGGTGGAGCAGATGCACAAGATATTCAAGCTGTGTGGTTCACCTTTGGAAGATTACTGGAAGAGAGCAACTCTACCACTTGCAACAAGCTTTAAACCGAGCCACCCTTACAAGGCTGTTCTAGCTGAAACCTTCAGTCACTTCCCTGCATCAGCTCTGACCCTCATCAATAAGCTACTTGCAATAGAACCTGAGAGACGTGGCTCAGCTGCTTCTGCCTTGAGGAGCGAAGTAATATATATTGATACTAACTTAAAACTTTCTCATGATCATTTACTAACCTTCTTCTCTGCAGTTCTTCACCACGGAGCCACTCCCTGCTGATCCATCAAACTTACCTAGATACCAACCAAGCAAGGAACTTGACGCTAAGCTTCGCAATGAAGAAGCAAGAAAGTAAGGGATCTTCACTTCACTATTCCTTCGCTCTTAAGAGGGTTTTCTTAGTAAACGTTTGGTTTCAGACTAAGGGCAGAGGATAAAAAGAGAAGAAGGGGAGAGACTGTGACTAGTGGACAACCAAGAGATGTTAAAACTGCTCAGACACCTGAGCTAACGGCCGCAGGGCAGTCCAAGGTCACGTGCATAAGTCATAAGTTTAAAACAGACGAGGAAGGTGGAACCGGGTTTAGGATTGAACCACCTAGAAGAGGGGGGTCTCAGCAGAATGGCCACGCTCAGGCTTCTTCAGTGGTTCACCCGAGTGTTGCTGATACAGAATGGAACAGAGGAGGAAGCATCAGAAGGCAAACTAATGCAGAGCTGAAGTCTAGGATCGTACAAACAGGAAACTTGTCTGGTGATTCTTGTAGAGGAGGTTCCAACAGAGATTACTCAGCCGTAAGAAGCCTCAATTTTTCCTTTGTAATTATTATGTGTGCCTAAAAGGCCTTTTTGGTATGTAACTGTTTGAGTTGTTATGTGCCGTGTCAGGGAAACGCGCCGATGAAAAACAGAATCGTTTACTCAGGACCGTTGATGCCTCCTGGTGGAAATCTTGAAGAGATGCTCAAAGAGCATGAGAAGCAGATCCAACATGCTGTCCGCAGAGCTCGTGTCGAAAATTATGGGTAAAAGAAGAACCACGCATTAGCAAGGTAGCAGCAGCAactaaaagagagagagatatggacaagaagaagaagaaatttaaaCAACAATAGCATATGTTTCCTCAAGCCACAGAAACTCATAAGCGTTTTTGTTCTTGCCCCTTTTGTGCGTGAAGCCAGGGATTGATGCAATGT
This portion of the Raphanus sativus cultivar WK10039 unplaced genomic scaffold, ASM80110v3 Scaffold0156, whole genome shotgun sequence genome encodes:
- the LOC108816323 gene encoding probable serine/threonine-protein kinase At1g09600 codes for the protein MGCICATARTPTAAVANNELLNSSKSTLHLISHPPSSSSSLSKKEGSFTRPSSVSSITVVANGHPVARRPSSTSSDRNSNKPVATVGAPSRNHSRRVTAMQVVQQSGRLTGNKTETAEWPSWLASVAGEAIKGWVPRYADSYEKLDKIGQGTYSSVYKARDLETGKVVAMKKVRFVNMDPESVKFMAREILILRKLDHPNVMKLEGLVTSRLSGSLYLVFEYMEHDLAGLAATPGIKFSETQIKCYMQQLFRGLEHCHRRGILHRDIKGSNLLINNEGVLKIGDFGLANFYKGDGDLQLTSRVVTLWYRAPELLLGATEYGPAIDLWSAGCILTELFAGKPIMPGRTEVEQMHKIFKLCGSPLEDYWKRATLPLATSFKPSHPYKAVLAETFSHFPASALTLINKLLAIEPERRGSAASALRSEFFTTEPLPADPSNLPRYQPSKELDAKLRNEEARKLRAEDKKRRRGETVTSGQPRDVKTAQTPELTAAGQSKVTCISHKFKTDEEGGTGFRIEPPRRGGSQQNGHAQASSVVHPSVADTEWNRGGSIRRQTNAELKSRIVQTGNLSGDSCRGGSNRDYSAGNAPMKNRIVYSGPLMPPGGNLEEMLKEHEKQIQHAVRRARVENYG